CCAGAACCCGTATGCGTGGACCTGGGGCGAGGATCGGCGTTCCGAAAGCGAACGCGGAACGCCGCCTTGGATGGCAGAGACGGTCTGAAGGGATCGCTGGCGGCCGTCGTCAGTGACGTGAGCCGCCTTCGACCGCTACCTCTTGCGCATTCCAGTCGTCCAGCAACTCCCGCTTGAGCACCTTGCCGATCGCGCTGCGAGGTAGTTCGTCGACCACACGCACCGCCGCGATCCGCTGCATCTTTCCCAGCCTTCGGTTGGCGAAGGCTCGCAGGTCCTCCGGGTCGACTTCGCTTCCCGGTTTCGGAGTGACGAAAGCCACCGGGGTTTCGCCCCACTCGGAAGACGGAGCGCCGACAACCGCCGCTTCGGCGACTGACGGATGCTCAAGCAGCACGGCCTCGAGGTCGACCGGGTAGATGTTGATTCCGCCTGAGATGATCATGTCCTTGGCGCGGCCGACGAGGGTGAAGAACCCGTCCTCGTCGACGCTGGCGAGGTCTCCGGTGCGGATGAACCGCCGGCCCTCTTCGTCGAACCATTCGGCTTCCGCGGTCTTGCCCGGCTGGTTGTGGTAGCCATTCATCATCGAGCGCGACCGGCCCACCACCTCACCGACCTCGCCCGGTCCGACCCGGCGCCCGTCCGCGCCGATGACGAACATCTCGTGCCCGTCGATCGGCCGACCAACCGTATGAAGCTTGTCGGGATGAAGATGCGCGTCAAGCTGACACGAACCGCCGCCCTCGGTCATGCCGTAGTATTCGGTCAGCCCGCCGGGCCAGCGCGCGAGCACCTCGGCCTTGAGCTCCGCGGGAAACGGCGCGGAGGTGGCGTACTTGAGATGATAGCTCGATAGGTCGAAGGCATCGAAGTCCGGCACCGCGAGAATTCGGCGGTACTGCACCGGAACCAGCATCGCGAAGTTCACGCGGTGGCGTTCACTGAGCACGAGAAACTCGCGCGCATCGAACCGGTCCATCAAGATGACCGTGCCGCCGCCTGCCAGCGCCGGGATCAGGCTGACGAGGGTCGTGTTCGAATAAAGCGGCGTCGAAATCAATGCCACCCCCAGAGGAGTATAACCGGGTGGATTGGCGAGGTGGTGATGCGGCCAGCGCATGGCGTGGGATTGCACGATGCCCTTGGGCGTTCCGGTCGTCCCCGACGAGTAGATGATGTTGAACGCCTGGTCAGGATCGATCTCGACGGCCCTGGGAACGGAACCGGATGCAGTGAGCCACTGCTCGAAGGGTGCGCCGACTGCACCTCGCGTCAGCGCCACTCGTCGCGCCCGAATGCGCTCTGCGACCGGCGCGAGGAGCTTCGAGACCACGGCATCGAGGAACA
This sequence is a window from Sphingopyxis sp. 113P3. Protein-coding genes within it:
- a CDS encoding class I adenylate-forming enzyme family protein, whose product is MESETNVTAVGAEQAIADYVARPFGTFPELVGLQAAARPDKVAIVSGDESISYRELDTMVDRVAAGLQRDGVASRDVVAICASASIPYIAIFLGALRAGAAISPLSPSATPEQLAEMLADSGAAHLFLDAVVSKLLAPVAERIRARRVALTRGAVGAPFEQWLTASGSVPRAVEIDPDQAFNIIYSSGTTGTPKGIVQSHAMRWPHHHLANPPGYTPLGVALISTPLYSNTTLVSLIPALAGGGTVILMDRFDAREFLVLSERHRVNFAMLVPVQYRRILAVPDFDAFDLSSYHLKYATSAPFPAELKAEVLARWPGGLTEYYGMTEGGGSCQLDAHLHPDKLHTVGRPIDGHEMFVIGADGRRVGPGEVGEVVGRSRSMMNGYHNQPGKTAEAEWFDEEGRRFIRTGDLASVDEDGFFTLVGRAKDMIISGGINIYPVDLEAVLLEHPSVAEAAVVGAPSSEWGETPVAFVTPKPGSEVDPEDLRAFANRRLGKMQRIAAVRVVDELPRSAIGKVLKRELLDDWNAQEVAVEGGSRH